From a single Bacillus solimangrovi genomic region:
- a CDS encoding VOC family protein, with amino-acid sequence MIKNIATVAVYVDDQQKAKDFWTNKVGFEVVAEFPMGPNVSWIEVAPKNAQTRLVLYPKSMMQGSESMKASIVLECDNVFDTYEQLKINGVQFIDEPKEMQWGTFVQFRDEEGNQYLLKS; translated from the coding sequence ATGATTAAGAATATTGCTACTGTAGCAGTGTATGTGGATGATCAACAAAAAGCAAAGGATTTTTGGACGAATAAGGTTGGTTTTGAGGTTGTAGCTGAGTTTCCAATGGGACCGAATGTTAGTTGGATTGAAGTGGCACCAAAAAATGCTCAAACACGTTTAGTTTTATATCCAAAGTCGATGATGCAAGGTTCAGAAAGTATGAAGGCTTCTATTGTATTAGAGTGTGATAATGTATTTGATACATATGAGCAATTGAAAATAAACGGTGTTCAATTTATTGATGAACCAAAAGAAATGCAATGGGGAACATTTGTGCAATTTAGAGATGAAGAGGGAAATCAATATTTGTTGAAAAGTTAA